The Thermasporomyces composti region CAGGCACGGCAGGCTGTGGCGGAACACGTCGTCCTCGAGCCGGCGCTTGATGTCGTCGGGGACCACGTCGAACCGTTCGTCCGCGTACTCCATCAGAAACGCGGGCGCGAGCATGTCGGTGACGGTGAGCGAGTCACGTCCGTGGAGTCGGTCGAACAGCCGGAAGCGACCCATCCGCCACAGCACGTCCAGCGACCGGGCGAGGCCGCCGGCGGCCCGGACCGAGCCACCGGTCCGACGCAGGTGGCGGAGATAGACCAGGTGGTACGCCGCGTAACCGGCGAGGAGCTCGTCGGCCCCTTGGCCGTCGATCATGACGGTCACGTGTTTGCTTGCCTCGCGCATCACGCAGTACTGCGCGTAGGGGGCGGTCGAGACGACCGGTTCCTGTTGGGTGCGGAGGAAGTCGCTCAGGTCGGCGATGAAGCGCTGCGGGCTGGGCGCCACCTTGTGCACGACCAGGGAGTCGGAGCAGGTCGCGGCGACGGCGTCGATGTAGCGCTCCTCGTCGTTGAGCTCACCCGGGAAGATCGCCGAGAAGGTCTGCTGGCGCGGGCCGAGCGACTCGGTGTCGCGGCTATGCCGGGCGAGTGCCCGGTTCAGCGTGGCCACGATCGTCGACGAGTCCAGTCCGCCGGAGAGGGCGGTGCCCACCGGGACGTCGCTGACGAGCCGCTGCTCGATCGCGGTGGTCAGTGCCTCCGCGAACCGGCGCCGCGCGTCCTCGTCGTACGGCTCATTACGCTCGGCGAGGTCCCGCAGCTCCTCGTACAGGCGGGTGTAGGTGCGCACGTGCACCCTGCCGTCCGGGGTGATCGTCGCGGCCTGGCCCGGCAGCAGGCGGGTGATCCCGTCGAAGAAGGTGCGTTCGGTGTCGTCGTGGACCCGGTAGCGCAGGTAGCGGTAGATCGTGCGGTCGTCCGGACGGCGCGCCACTCGCCCGGTGGCCAGCAACGCGCCGATCTCGCTGGCGAACAGCGCCTCGCCGGCGACGCCGGTCGCGAGGTACAGCGGCTTGATCCCGAAGTGGTCGCGGGCCAACACGACCGTTCCGGTGGTGGTGTCGGCGATGGCGAGCGCGAACATGCCGTTGAAGCGATCGAAGGCCGCCTGACCCCACACCTCGTACGCGACCAGGACGACCTCGGTGTCCGAGGCGGTGCGGAACTCCCGGCCCAGGTGCGCCAGCTCCTCCCGCAGCTCGCGGAAGTTGTAGACCTCGCCGTTGTAGATGAGCACGTAGCGACCGTCCCGGGACACCATGGGCTGCTGGCCGCCGGCCCGGTCGATGATCGCCAGCCGCTGGTGGGCGAAGCCGAACCGCTCGCCGACGTAGGTCGTCTGGCCGTCCGGGCCGCGGTGTCGCTGCGCCTGGTTCATCACGTCCAGCAGCGGCGCGCCTTCGAGCTCGCCCAGCCCCACATAACCCGCGATACCGCACACGAGAATCCCCCCACGTCTCGGTCGTGACTTCGTCCCACGGCGGTCGTCTCCCGCGGGACCGCGCGTTCACCAGCGACCGTCCAGAATGCCGGCGAAGAATTGAGAAAGTCGCTCGACGAGACCTCGGTTCGATTCGTATCCAGTGAGACCGGTCGCGTCGAGAACCAAATGTGTATTGAACGTCTAGAGTGCGACCACCGTCTTTGTCGCTCCCTTCTCCACGGCCACCACAACCGTACCCGGGGAGGTCGGTGTCGGTGACTAAATGGCCGCAAGCCGAGAATGGTCGCGGAAGGACCGACGGCGAATGTCGGGCACAAATTTCGCGGTACGCGAATTCGTGGTGACGCGGCGGTGGTCTCCGGAGCTCGACGGGCGGGATGTCAAGGAACGCTGGCGTCCGGTCGCCACGCCCGGTCCTCCGCGTCGTCGTGGCGGCGCGCGGTGGCGGAGGGTCAGCTGCCCGCTACGGCACGCCGTGTGGCCGGCCGCCGGCGGGCGGTCGGTGGAGTCGTAGACTCCGACCATGGCTGGCCGGATCCGCGACGAGGACATCGCGCTGGTCCGCGAGCGTACCCGCATCGACGAGGTCGTCTCGCAGTACGTCACACTGCGTCCCGCCGGCGGAGGATCGCTGAAGGGGCTGTGCCCGTTCCACGAGGAGAAGACCCCGTCGTTCAACGTTCGTCCGCACGTCGGCGCGTTCCACTGCTTCGGCTGCGCCGAGGGCGGCGACGTCATCTCCTTCCTACGCAAGATCGAGGGCCTCAGCTTCGTCGAGGCGGTCGAGCGCTTGGCGGCCCGGGCCGGTATCACCCTGCGCTACGTCGACGGGGGCCGCTCGGAGCGCCGTGAGCACGGGAGTCGCGCGCGCCTGCTCGAGGCGCACAAGGCGGCGGCGGAGTTCTACGCCGAGCAGTTGCACACCTCACCCGAGGCGGCTCCGGGACGCGCGTTCCTCGCCGACCGCGGCTTCGACCGCGCGGCCGCGGAGATGTTCGGCGTCGGCTACGCGCCGCGCGAGTCGACGGCGCTGCTCCGGCACCTGCGTGGTCGCGGTTTCAGCGACGAGGAGCTCATTACCGGCGGTCTGGTGTCGTCCGGTGTTCGCGGACGCTACGACCGCTTCCGTGGCCGGCTGGTGTGGCCGATCCGGGACCTGTCCGGTGCCGTCGTCGGTTTCGGGGCGCGCCGGCTCTTCGACGACGACCGGATCGAAGCCAAGTACCTCAACACTCCCGAGACGCCGATCTACCGCAAGAGCCAGGTGCTGTACGGGGTCGACCTGGCTCGTCGGGAGATCGCCCGACGCTCCCAGGCTGTCGTCGTCGAGGGCTACACCGACGTGATGGCCTGTCACCTCGCCGGTGTCACCACCGCGGTGGCGACGTGCGGCACCGCGTTCGGTGAGGACCACGCGCAGGTCCTGCGCAGGCTCATGCTCGACCACGACGAGTTCCTGGGCGAGGTGATCTTCACCTTCGACGGTGACGAGGCCGGCCAGCGGGCCGCGATGCGGGCGTTCGAAGGCAGCGACGAGCGCTTCGTGTCCCAGACCTACGTCGCGGTCGAGCCGTCCGGCCTGGACCCCTGCGACCTGCGGCTCAAGCACGGCGACGCGGCGGTCCGCGACCTCATCGCGCGCCGGGTCCCGCTCTACCGGTTCGTGCTGGAGACCCGACTCCAGCGCTACGACCTCGATCGCGCCGACGGTCGGGTGGACGCGCTGCGCGCCACCGCCCCCTTGGTCGCCCACGTCAGGGACAAGGCGAAGGTCATCGCCTACGCCCGCGAGCTGGCCGGCATGCTCGGCATGGACGTCGAGGAGGTTCGGGCCGAGGTCGACAAGGTGTTGGCGGCGCAGGGACGGAACACCCGGGGGGCGCGACGCAACGGTGCTCCGGTGCGGGCGGCTCGGGGTGGTCGCTCGGGCGCGCCGGCCACGCCGCTTCCCGATCCGAACGACCGGAACCTGTTCCCCGAGCGTGAGTTGCTCAAGCTGGTCGTCCAGTCACCCACCTTGGTCGGTCCGGCGTTCGACACGCTCGAGGACGAGGACTTCAGCCATCCCGCCTACGTCGCGGTCCGTCGCGCGGTGCACGCCGCCGGTGGCGCCGGCACGTCACCCGGCGGCGAGAGGTGGCTGGCCGCACTGACCGAGCACGCCGCCGACGAGGGGGTGCGGAACCTCATCACCGCGCTGGCTGTCGAGTCGTTCCACGCCAGCCGCACACCGGACGTCGGTTACGCCGAGGCGCTCCTCGCGCGGGTGCAGGAGCTCGCCACCTCCCGACGGATCGCTGAGGTGAAGCGCCGGCTCCAGCGGATGAACCCGATCGAGCGCACGGACGAGTACAACCGGCTGTTCGGGGAGCTCGTGGCCTTGGAGCAGCACCGGCGAGCGCTGCGGGAACGGGCTGCCGGCAGCCCGAGCTGAGTGTCGTCCGCCGCGACCGGCTGATGGTGGCCTCTTCCTGTCACGACGGCGTGTCGTGCGTCCGCGCATCACCGGCGGCTCCCGAGGATGTCGCGGTGAATCCGATCATCGGCAAACTGCTTACCGGCGCGGTCCTCTCCGCCGTGTTGGCGGCCACGGCGCCAGCGCCCGTGGCCAGCGCGGCGGCGAGCGGCCCCCGCCGCGACACCGTCACCTACACCCTCACCGGCTCGGCCGAGGCCCGGACGTGGCAGACCGAGCTGCGCTGCGACGATCGGTCGCATGCCCGGGCTCGGCTGGTGCCGAAGCGACCGGGGCAGACGCGGGTCCACCACGTGGCCGGACGCACCTGCACCGTCGCCACGTCGACGAGTCGGCGTGCCGGGTGGGTGGACGAGGTCACGATCACGGTTCGGCAGGCCGACGAGGTGCTCGCCCGTCGGGTGCTGTACTCCCACGACGGGCTCGCTCGGTCGACGGACTTCGTCGTCCCGAAGGGCGAGCTCCACGTCGACATCGCCGTCACGCAGCTGCCCCAGGACCGTGTCGGCACGCCGCTGCGGCTCATGCAGTTCAACATCTGGCGCAGCGGGCTCCTCGACGGCCTCGCCGGTCCCGAGGGCGGGCAGGAGAACCTCCGCCAGCTCGTCGAGTACGTCCGCAGTGAGGATCCGGACGTGCTGTTCCTCGTCGAGACCTACGGCTCCGGCGAGGCGATCGTGGAGGGCCTCAACGAGGGCCTGCCACCGGAGCGGCGGTACCAGGGAGTGCAGGTGACCCGCGAGCCCGGTCAGGCACCGGACGAGGACAACCTGTGGCTGGTGACCCGGCTGCCGGTGGAGACGATCTACCCGCGGGAAAGCGGTGGCGACCTGACGTCGTTCAACTTCGGCGGTGCCCGGCTTCGGCTGCCGGACGGACAGCACATCCACGCCTTCGCCACGTGGCTGCACCACACGGACAGCGCGTGGAACCCGACGAACCAGTCGGCGTTGGAGAACGTCCTCGGCCTGTCGCGCACCTACACCGACGAGCAGATCCTCGCCGCCGACGCCCGTCGACGCATCGGGATGGCGACCACGCTCCTTCGCGAGCGGCTCCCGGGCTACATCGGCGACGACGAGGCGCCGGTCTTCCTCGGCGGCGACTTCAACACCTTGTCGCACCTGGACTGGAGCGAGCGGTTCGCCGACGCACCCGGCCACGGCGGGCTGGTCCTTGACTGGCCGGTCATGCGGATGTTCGACGAGGCCGGCTTCCTCGACACCTACCGCTTCGCCAACCCGGACGCCGCCCGCTACCCAGGCCGCACCTGGAGTCCCTACGCCGGCTTCGGCTTCGCGCCGGGTCGGATCGACTACATCCTCGCCAAGGGCGATGCGGTCCGCGTGCTCGGTTCCCGCACTCGCACGGTCCGGCTCGAGGAGCACCTCGACAGCCCACTGGTCGACCTGTTCCCGTTCTACTCCGACCACGGCGCGCTCATCACCGATGTCGTGGTGCGCGGTGTGGGGCCGGGCCCGCGGCCGGGAGAGGAGCCCGCGAGGGACGAGCCGGAAGACATCGGTGAGATCACCTGGCCCGCTCCACCGGAGGGCCAGCCGGTGCCGCCCGCCGAGCTGAGTGCCACCGCGAGCACCGAGAACGCCAACGGCGAGGCGCACCGCGCGGTCGACGGTGACCTGCGCACGCACTGGCACTCGCAGTACTCGCCGGAGGTCACCCCGCTGCCGCACGAGCTGACCATCGACATGCAGCGGGTCCGAACCCTGCGGGCGGTGCGTTACCAGCCGCGGATCGTGGGCAACCTCAACGGCACGATCCTGCGCGCTCGGGTGGAGGTCAGCGAGGACGGCCAGACGTACCAGGAGGTTGCCCAGGTGAACTGGGCCCGTAACTCCCTCCCGAAGGACATCGACCTCCAGGGAGTGCGCGCCCGCTACCTCCGCTTCCACGTCGAGCTCGGGACCGGCGGGTTCTCCTCGGCCGCCGAGATCACGCCGTACGTGGAGCCTGACGAGTCTTGAGCGTGGTGCGCTGGCGGTGGACGAGCAGTCCACCGCCAGCGCACCCGCGCACATGTCCATGAGCGTGGGTTTGAGGGCATCGCTCATGCGCCGTCGGCGCGGCGAACCTCAGATCGCGGGCTTGAGGACGACCTTCGTCCACCCGTGCTCGCGGGAGGCGAAGTGCATGTAGGCCTCCGGGGCGCGTTCGAGCGGAAGCTCGTGCGAGACGAGGAACGCCGGGTGGGCTTGGTTGTTGCGCAGCAGCTCGCACAGCGAGCGGTTGTAGCGCTTGACCGGGCAGGGACCGGCCATGATGCGTTGTGCCTTGCGCCAGAACTGCCCGAAGTTCATGGCCACCTGGCCCTCGCGGCTGAGCTCATCCCGCGCGCCCAGGTCGTGGAGGGGGTAGTACCCGACGACTCCGATCGCGCCTCCGTGCCGCACCGAGGCCACCAGGTTGTTGAGCGTCATGCTGTTCTGCTCGTTGCCCGCGACATCGCGCGCGCGAAAGCCCACGCATTCACAGCCACAGTCCGCGCCGACCCCGTCGGTCAGCTTCAGGACCTCCTCGACGGGGGAGGTCTTGCAGTCGTCGATGGCGATCGCGCCGATCTTCTCCGCCAGCGCGAGTCGGTCCGGATGGTGGTCGACAACCATGACCCGGGACGCGCTCTTCAGCACGGCGGAGTACGCCGCGAGCAGGCCGACCGGCCCGGCGCCGTAGACGACGACGGTGTCGCCGGGTTTGACGCCGGCCATCTCGGTGGCGTGGTAGCCGACCGGCCAGGTGTCGGCCAGCATGACGTAGTCGTTCTCGCGGTTCCTGGCGTCCTGGGGAAGTCGCAGGCAGTTGAAATCCGCCCACGGCACCAGGAGGTACTCCGCCTGCCCACCGGGCCAGGGCCCCATGTCGGCGTACCCGTACACCGCTCCCACGGCGTCGGGATTCGGGTCGGCTCGCAGACAGAGGTGCGTCATGCCCTGGTTGCAGTTGTCGCACTCGCCGCAGGCGACGTTCATGGGGACGCAGACCATGTCGCCGACCTTGACTCGTTGGACGGCGGAGCCGACCTCGACCACTTCGCCGAGGTTTTCGTGACCGAACCATCGACCAGGTTCGAAGGTGGTCCGTCCCGTGTAGATGTGCACGTCCGATCCGCAGATGCCACTCGTGGTCACTTTGACCACAGCGTCCGTGGGTCGCTCGAGCCGCGGGTCGGGAACGTCGTGGACGCTGACGTCGCGGGGTCCGTTGTAGACGACAGCCCTCATGCTGACCATTCCCTCTCACCCGCGCGCCAGGGGCTTCGAGCCGATGGGCTCTGCCAGACGGCCTAGGGTCCCGAGTGCCATGGGACCCCGAGCGGGTACGGGCGAATGGGACACGTTTGACCACACCTGGCCAGCTCCGGTGGGCCACCGAAGCCGCGCGACGGACCCGTGGTGCTGACGGACCCGTGGTGCTGGGGGGGAGAGCAGGAGTGCGGGGCTGGCCCGTGGGTGCTGGGGTGGCCAGTTTGGTCACCCGCTCGCTCACGCGCACGCGCGCGGCCCAGCGGTCGGACAAACCGGTTAGCTTTCAGCCATGCCGAAGGTTGCGGGTATCGACTCCTCCACCCAGTCGTGCAAGGTCGTGGTGTGTGATGCCGACTCCGGTGAGGTGCTCGCGCAGGCCAGCGCACCTCACCCGGATGGCACGGAATGTCCCCCCAGCGCCTGGTGGGCGGCGTTGCAGGAGGCGGCGTCGGGCCTTCTCGACGACGTCGCGGCGATCGGCGTGGCCGGGCAGCAGCACGGCATGGTCACGCTGGACAGCCGTGGCGAGGAGGTCAGGCCGGCGCTCCTGTGGAACGACACCCGCTCGGCTGCGGCGGCGACGAAGCTTGTCGAGCGGCTCGGTGGCGCCCGAGCCTGGGCGGAGGCGGTGGGGTCGGTGCCGCTGGCGAGCATGACCGTGACGAAGCTGGCCTGGCTGGCGGAGCACGAGCCCGAGAACGCCGACCGGGTCGCGCAGGTCATGCTCCCCCACGACTACCTCACGTGGAGGTTGTGTGGTCAGCCGGAGCAGGCGGTCACCGACCGCGGTGACGCCTCCGGCACCGCCTACTGGTCGCCGATCACCGGCGAGTACCGCACCGACCTGCTGGAGCTGGCGTTCGGGCGGGTGCCCAACGTGCCGCGCGTGCTCGCCCCGAACGAGCCGGCGGGTGAGACACCCGACGGTGTGCTGGTCTCCGCCGGCACGGGGGACAACATGGGTGCCGCCCTGGGCCTCGGTATCGAGGAGGGCGACGTGGTGGTGTCGCTCGGCACGAGCGGCACGGTGTTCGGCGTGTACGACAAGCCGACCACCGACCCGTCGGGCATCGTGGCTGGCTTCGCCGACGCCACCGGGCGCTTCCTTCCCTTGGTCTGCACCCTCAACGCGGCGCGGGTGCTCACGTCCACCGCCGCCATGCTCGGCGTGGACCTGGCGCGGTTCGACGAGCTGGCGTTGGCCGCGGCCCCTGGATCCGGCGGGCTGGTGCTGCTGCCGTACCTGGATGGCGAGCGTACGCCGAACCTGCCGGACGCGGCGGGCTCGTTGCACAACCTGCGCCGGGAGGCGATGACGCCGGAGAACCTCGCCCGGGCCGCGGTCGAGGGGATGCTGTGTGGGCTGGCCGATGGCCTTGACGCCTTGCGTGGTCAGGGCCTGGTCGTGCGGCGCGTCCTGCTCATCGGCGGCGCCGCGCGGTCGGCCGCGGTGCGAGCGGTCGCCCCGACGATCTTCGGCGTTCCGGTCACTGTCCCACCGCCCGCGGAGTACGTCGCGATCGGCGCCGCCCGGCAGGCGGCGTGGGCGTTGCGTGGTGACGCGCACCCTCCGACGTGGTCGCTCGGTGAGGGCACCGTCGAGATCTCCGGTGACGAGGTGGCCGACGGCGCGGCGGTCGGGGAGGAGATCCGACGCAGGTACGCCGCAGCCCGCGTCGCGCTGTACGGCTGAGGGTGTGCGACGACTGAGGGTTCGGCACGACCCGGTGGCACCACGCCACCGGTGACTCACCCGCAGGTGGTGAACCAGTGGGCGTGTCCTGTCGTGCCCGGCGCGTCGCCGATTGGACGGCAGGTGGCCGGGGGATGGTGCTGGTCGGGGGAACGCACCATGACCTTGGCACATGGCAGGACCGGCGAACGCCGGCGGATGGTGACGCAACGACTACGCGAGCGTCGACGGCAGCTTGGCCTCACCCAAAAGCAGGTGGTGAGTCGGCTCGCGAAGTTGGGCGTCCTGACGACGAACAAGGCGCTGAGCAGCCTGGAGCACGGCGCGGGTCTCGACGTCGCCAAGCTTCCTGAGTTGGCGATGGCTCTCGAATGCACCGTGACCTACCTGCTCGGCTTGACCGCGGATCCGTGCCGTTGGGAGCCCGACGAACCGGGCGCCGAGCACGACGTCTCCACGACCCCAAGCGAGCGCGGGGTTCCCGCCGATCGGAGGTTGGCGGTCCCGCGCGGCCCGGTGGGTCCGATGGCCCGGCCACCGGAGCGTGGCATGGCGCCCACGCGTGGGCTACCGCCAGAGCGCAGCGTGGTTCCCGGCCGTGGCGTTCGGCCCGGACCCGGAGTCCCCGTGGAGCGTCAGGTGCCGGTGGGGCGCGGGCTGCCGGTCGAGCGTGGGGTCCCAGTGGCGCGTGGGATCCCGGTCACTCGTGGGATGCCTGCAGACCGTGGGGTGCCGTCCAGCCGCGGCGTGTCGCCCGCGCACGGAGGTGTGGCGACTCCACACGGGGGTCCCCGCGGGGGTCCGCACGGAGGGTTGACCGAACGCGAGGGCCGGGCAGACCCTCGGACGTCAGCGGAGCGTGGCACACCGACCGACGGTGGCCCCGCGCGGCCGCCTGGTGACACCGGAGTCGGTCGACACCCCACGATCCCGCCGCAGCGCTGACACCCGTCGCGACCTGACACCCGCCGTAGCACTGTGTCTCAGCGCTGACCGGTCTCAGGGCTGACCGGTCTCAGGGCTGACCGGTCTCGGGGCTGACCGGTCTCAGGGCTGACCGCACGACGCTTCTGGCACGCCGAGCGCCTCACTGGCGCCACCCTCGCCAGACCCGGTAGGCGCGACCGTGCGGGCGTGACGGCGATCGGTCACGATCACTCACCTGGCGCCGGAGCCTTCACCCGGTGGTCACTCTTGACGGTGGCGATGACCGGCCCTAGTTTGTTCGGGATCTGAACGAATGTCGGGCACCACCACCATGCGGGCCACCGGACCTCGAGGGAGGTTCCGTGACGGGTGCGACGTGGCACCTCTCCGGCCGGGCGGATCACGGCGACGTGCGCCGTGCGAACCTGGCGCTCGTGGTCCGCGTCCTGCGCTCGGGGCCACGCACTCGTGCCGGTCTCGCTCACGACACCACCCTCACCAAGGCGACCGTCTCCAGCCTCGTCGGTGAGCTCGTCGACCGTGGGCTCGTCCGGGAGAGCGGACCCGCCACGGCGGGCGCTGTCGGGCGTCCGGGCCAACAGGTCGCCCTGGTGGGTGAGCGCGTCGTCGGGGTCGGCCTGGAGATCAACGTCGACTACCTGGCGGCGATCGCTCTCGACGTGCGGGGTGACACTCGGGTCGCGCTCCGGCAAACCCACGACCCGTCCGCTCAGGTCGAGCAGACCGTCGACCAGGCGGCCCGCCTCGTGGCCGACGTGGTCGAGCGAGCGCTCGTCCGTGGCGCCAGCCTCCTGGCCGGTGTCGGCGTCGCCGCGCCGGGACTCGTGGACGTGGCCTCTGGCGTGGTCCGGGTGGCCCCCAACCTCGGTTGGCGTGACGTTCCCCTTCGCGACCTGCTGCTTCGGCGACTGGATCCGCACCCCTGGGACGC contains the following coding sequences:
- the asnB gene encoding asparagine synthase (glutamine-hydrolyzing), translating into MCGIAGYVGLGELEGAPLLDVMNQAQRHRGPDGQTTYVGERFGFAHQRLAIIDRAGGQQPMVSRDGRYVLIYNGEVYNFRELREELAHLGREFRTASDTEVVLVAYEVWGQAAFDRFNGMFALAIADTTTGTVVLARDHFGIKPLYLATGVAGEALFASEIGALLATGRVARRPDDRTIYRYLRYRVHDDTERTFFDGITRLLPGQAATITPDGRVHVRTYTRLYEELRDLAERNEPYDEDARRRFAEALTTAIEQRLVSDVPVGTALSGGLDSSTIVATLNRALARHSRDTESLGPRQQTFSAIFPGELNDEERYIDAVAATCSDSLVVHKVAPSPQRFIADLSDFLRTQQEPVVSTAPYAQYCVMREASKHVTVMIDGQGADELLAGYAAYHLVYLRHLRRTGGSVRAAGGLARSLDVLWRMGRFRLFDRLHGRDSLTVTDMLAPAFLMEYADERFDVVPDDIKRRLEDDVFRHSLPCLLRYEDHNTMRFSIEGRVPFCDVDLMRTLWAIDPKAIVSGGWNKRVLRDVTADLLPPDVRHRRNKIGFTIPERTWFPVLAREFRAILSSPSFGTRPYWHQPTVVEAFDKLVERRAASETMLFWRLLNVELWLRTFIDNDPTSTIVGERVDVQV
- the dnaG gene encoding DNA primase, which codes for MAGRIRDEDIALVRERTRIDEVVSQYVTLRPAGGGSLKGLCPFHEEKTPSFNVRPHVGAFHCFGCAEGGDVISFLRKIEGLSFVEAVERLAARAGITLRYVDGGRSERREHGSRARLLEAHKAAAEFYAEQLHTSPEAAPGRAFLADRGFDRAAAEMFGVGYAPRESTALLRHLRGRGFSDEELITGGLVSSGVRGRYDRFRGRLVWPIRDLSGAVVGFGARRLFDDDRIEAKYLNTPETPIYRKSQVLYGVDLARREIARRSQAVVVEGYTDVMACHLAGVTTAVATCGTAFGEDHAQVLRRLMLDHDEFLGEVIFTFDGDEAGQRAAMRAFEGSDERFVSQTYVAVEPSGLDPCDLRLKHGDAAVRDLIARRVPLYRFVLETRLQRYDLDRADGRVDALRATAPLVAHVRDKAKVIAYARELAGMLGMDVEEVRAEVDKVLAAQGRNTRGARRNGAPVRAARGGRSGAPATPLPDPNDRNLFPERELLKLVVQSPTLVGPAFDTLEDEDFSHPAYVAVRRAVHAAGGAGTSPGGERWLAALTEHAADEGVRNLITALAVESFHASRTPDVGYAEALLARVQELATSRRIAEVKRRLQRMNPIERTDEYNRLFGELVALEQHRRALRERAAGSPS
- a CDS encoding discoidin domain-containing protein — protein: MNPIIGKLLTGAVLSAVLAATAPAPVASAAASGPRRDTVTYTLTGSAEARTWQTELRCDDRSHARARLVPKRPGQTRVHHVAGRTCTVATSTSRRAGWVDEVTITVRQADEVLARRVLYSHDGLARSTDFVVPKGELHVDIAVTQLPQDRVGTPLRLMQFNIWRSGLLDGLAGPEGGQENLRQLVEYVRSEDPDVLFLVETYGSGEAIVEGLNEGLPPERRYQGVQVTREPGQAPDEDNLWLVTRLPVETIYPRESGGDLTSFNFGGARLRLPDGQHIHAFATWLHHTDSAWNPTNQSALENVLGLSRTYTDEQILAADARRRIGMATTLLRERLPGYIGDDEAPVFLGGDFNTLSHLDWSERFADAPGHGGLVLDWPVMRMFDEAGFLDTYRFANPDAARYPGRTWSPYAGFGFAPGRIDYILAKGDAVRVLGSRTRTVRLEEHLDSPLVDLFPFYSDHGALITDVVVRGVGPGPRPGEEPARDEPEDIGEITWPAPPEGQPVPPAELSATASTENANGEAHRAVDGDLRTHWHSQYSPEVTPLPHELTIDMQRVRTLRAVRYQPRIVGNLNGTILRARVEVSEDGQTYQEVAQVNWARNSLPKDIDLQGVRARYLRFHVELGTGGFSSAAEITPYVEPDES
- a CDS encoding glutathione-independent formaldehyde dehydrogenase, with translation MRAVVYNGPRDVSVHDVPDPRLERPTDAVVKVTTSGICGSDVHIYTGRTTFEPGRWFGHENLGEVVEVGSAVQRVKVGDMVCVPMNVACGECDNCNQGMTHLCLRADPNPDAVGAVYGYADMGPWPGGQAEYLLVPWADFNCLRLPQDARNRENDYVMLADTWPVGYHATEMAGVKPGDTVVVYGAGPVGLLAAYSAVLKSASRVMVVDHHPDRLALAEKIGAIAIDDCKTSPVEEVLKLTDGVGADCGCECVGFRARDVAGNEQNSMTLNNLVASVRHGGAIGVVGYYPLHDLGARDELSREGQVAMNFGQFWRKAQRIMAGPCPVKRYNRSLCELLRNNQAHPAFLVSHELPLERAPEAYMHFASREHGWTKVVLKPAI
- the xylB gene encoding xylulokinase gives rise to the protein MPKVAGIDSSTQSCKVVVCDADSGEVLAQASAPHPDGTECPPSAWWAALQEAASGLLDDVAAIGVAGQQHGMVTLDSRGEEVRPALLWNDTRSAAAATKLVERLGGARAWAEAVGSVPLASMTVTKLAWLAEHEPENADRVAQVMLPHDYLTWRLCGQPEQAVTDRGDASGTAYWSPITGEYRTDLLELAFGRVPNVPRVLAPNEPAGETPDGVLVSAGTGDNMGAALGLGIEEGDVVVSLGTSGTVFGVYDKPTTDPSGIVAGFADATGRFLPLVCTLNAARVLTSTAAMLGVDLARFDELALAAAPGSGGLVLLPYLDGERTPNLPDAAGSLHNLRREAMTPENLARAAVEGMLCGLADGLDALRGQGLVVRRVLLIGGAARSAAVRAVAPTIFGVPVTVPPPAEYVAIGAARQAAWALRGDAHPPTWSLGEGTVEISGDEVADGAAVGEEIRRRYAAARVALYG